The following coding sequences are from one Liolophura sinensis isolate JHLJ2023 chromosome 12, CUHK_Ljap_v2, whole genome shotgun sequence window:
- the LOC135479666 gene encoding monocarboxylate transporter 5-like, which produces MADNHSQKKDVDGENLTENEMGNNSVHSKHPDVDRGWAWLVAIGMAMFYFTIGGFFRSFGVVFSAVLEQFDQTASLTSLVPGVRSVCLIVIGPAATILSQRLTERVVIMAGAITVTAGFVLSYFATSLQFLIFSIGMMPGMGTSLIVGPSNVMMGRYFNRRRARAITVTSSVGCLGQIVVPLIMVHLIETYSVQGALLIFGGIILHTLLTGLIMKPINLSSITLNKNESEIETDNCNLTGKISKADSIEITKKDESIKKHFSSSKADDEVEMNERATNTEVLSVNIVNEGKKELPDAIIMTGKTDVSQVINKDGVKPLTIKDLEEVSDEADVEMEWKNVSKANTNVLETNSYELQPLTHKDESAHDSQDVSLTVVSTRLSRPSCTKTDMFSGRGLIKDFSGKYDAMFPLTGGLQISAGLLLLLECFLRRRAKKKRMSS; this is translated from the exons ATGGCCGATAATCACTCGCAGAAGAAAGATGTGGATGGCGAGAATCTCACAGAAAACGAGATGGGCAATAACTCTGTCCACTCCAAACACCCGGATGTAGACAGGGGATGGGCGTGGCTAGTTGCGATTG GAATGGCGATGTTTTATTTCACCATCGGTGGCTTTTTCCGCAGCTTTGGTGTCGTCTTCTCCGCTGTGCTGGAGCAGTTTGATCAGACAGCATCACTTACCTCCCTTGTTCCTGGTGTTCGATCTGTCTGCCTTATAGTCATTG GTCCCGCAGCAACAATACTCTCACAGCGCCTAACGGAGCGTGTCGTCATCATGGCAGGGGCGATAACTGTCACAGCAGGATTCGTCCTATCCTACTTTGCCACGAGTTTACAATTTCTTATCTTCAGTATAGGAATGATGCCTG GTATGGGCACATCATTGATTGTAGGACCCTCCAACGTAATGATGGGCCGATACTTTAACCGGCGCCGCGCACGTGCCATCACGGTTACCAGCAGTGTGGGGTGTCTGGGGCAGATTGTTGTCCCTTTGATCATGGTCCATCTGATCGAGACTTACTCCGTCCAGGGGGCGCTGCTGATCTTTGGGGGAATTATATTGCACACTTTGTTGACCGGGCTGATAATGAAGCCCATTAACCTTAGCTCCATTACGTTAAACAAAAACGAAAGTGAAATTGAAACTGACAATTGCAATTTGACTGGAAAAATCAGTAAAGCAGACAGCATTGAAATTACCAAAAAAGATGAAAGTATAAAGAAACATTTCAGTTCATCCAAAGCAGATGATGAAGTGGAAATGAATGAGAGGGCTACAAACACGGAAGTGCTctctgtaaatattgtaaatgaaGGTAAAAAAGAATTGCCTGATGCTATTATCATGACAGGTAAAACTGACGTTAGCCAGGTGATAAACAAAGATGGCGTGAAACCTTTAACAATAAAGGATTTGGAAGAAGTGTCCGATGAAGCCGATGTGGAAATGGAGTGGAAGAATGTTTCAAAAGCAAACACAAACGTTTTGGAGACAAATAGCTATGAACTTCAGCCGCTTACCCACAAGGACGAAAGTGCGCACGACAGCCAGGATGTCTCACTGACCGTTGTTTCCACACGCTTATCCAGACCAAGCTGCACCAAGACGGACATGTTTTCAGGCCGTG GACTGATCAAGGATTTTTCGGGGAAGTATGACGCCATGTTTCCGTTGACGGGAGGCCTTCAGATATCCGCTGGTCTACTCCTCCTGCTCGAATGCTTTCTTCGAAGACGAGCAAAAAAGAAGAGGATGTCCAGCTAA